From Daucus carota subsp. sativus chromosome 6, DH1 v3.0, whole genome shotgun sequence:
GCTTGTGCGGAACTTGTAATTACACAATAACTGTTCTAGAGGCGAGATTTAGACTAGCTTTCTTGGATCTTAGTTATGAGCCGggcgtagaattttgactattcccttttaAGCTTAGAGTCTATAATTCTTTAAGTGAGGGGAAGCCTTGGGATATACAtgcctttcttaaaaaaaaacaaaaaaacaaaaaaacaaaaaaaaatagatacatGTATTAGCAATAaagttcacaaaaaaaaaaaaaaaaaactggtgGTATAATTGACTAGGTTGGCCTCATtaatactcgagtaattaagtctgaggggactttgtgcctagtaaCCTAAAGCCTTTCATGGTTTGGGATTactgacccaacactcgctaaatgggtattagtgcataaatctttagggatctcaaccattgcacggtcaaATAAGCCACCTAAATCGCAtgtgaacaatttggttggtgaagtcttatggtggtcgtaactcatttacactgaaaagcgtcccgaccttagaccgagcatgtaCACACCAAATAATAGATGttgtgaaaaaaaatgaaaaaaaaagaatatattcaTGAGAGGCATGGAAATTCCTTGGTGACCCTAAACTGTAGTTGGctctaatgtaacgaagtgtttaaacattattctgattaacgactCAGGGTTAAGATTCTGTTGAAGCTTGTTGGTCTCTATTTTGTTTCATTAGAGAGCATGTTGAGCACACATGATGAACTCCGTACTTGCAGTGAAAGAGTTGCATGACTAATATGTGTGATAGATGAAATCCTTGATTGTTGCAAATTCTGAGGATTATATGTTGACAAGGTTAACACTTTCATGATTGGAATCTAtgcatattcatttagtttgcattcatattagttgcattcttaagacttggcagaaaaaaataaggattttgtgggtacattcgctataggccctcacgagaccttactcgtccactagggctgcctaggggtttaaagggcttgttgcatatgccaaatgcaaccgtgatcacctacggaagtggtatatatctattaggtgttagtgttatttattttatttgcccgaggacgtgcaaaagactaagtgtggggatatttgatagagcatataattatatatgtttttatatgattttattcccataattttagtattttgtaaataatcgggatgtgactaattgattttaaatgtttaatttcaggaaaataaatatacctaaagttggattaaatcaagcttatttgggTTTAATCAAatggaaattcggactttatgggCTACCTGCgcagcaaatcttgtttgggccataacttgagttctgggCGTCAGAATTagacgattcaacagcccacgcgaagatatcttaattgtctacaagtttaaagtggtccagatatcaaaaATCCAACTAGagcagcccagaatcaggcctgaaagtcagcctgcgaatttcttttcagaatccaacttgttttaggaaatttgatttgtttttcaaggaaaccattaaaacattattattattagggttttGTATTATTATGAGAGATATCGAATATTGTGTATtgggagagagagatagagagaaagCTTTTGGAGAGACCTTGAGCAAGGATTGAAGGGATTCGGTCCAAGTTCAAgagatttcgtcaagttgtatctTCTTTACTCTTGTACTCTTGTGACATGGtttcgataatatatatattcatgttttatttatttgttatggttaactaatcctctaatccgaggattagggagtatttgttggcttaatatgtttgtctGATCTGATATTGTGATTTCTCTATGTatgctaatctgtcattgagcgcttaacacagttataggagtcgcgaacctgtaattgtatctataggagttataacgaatcgggagaggagttataattctagtacatgatatgacagacataactcaattaattaattgGGAGATTATTATGCGAGTTATGAGACATGAGATCCTTGGTGCTTAATAATTTACAATTGTGCTTTAATTGATCATGGGAGTGGCTTTTAGAGGATGACTGTAGATATTATAATTTGCCTTGGgagaggattttataattattcgaaggattgtttttagcataGTAGAGACTTGCACATCACAATTGATTGACATTCATGACAGCCAGTAAAGAAACCTGATTCTTGGATTGCCTTTTATATTCGTTAATTCACACATTTAAttgctttattagtttaatttagttgataatAAAAACACAACTTTTCTCCAAAACTTCTAAATAGAAAGGAATAATTTACTTGGTTTGATATTGTATTCAGTCCTTCCCTGAGAACGAACTTTATAAATTTCACTGCAACAACTCCATCCTGTGATGATGCGTACAAGCCATGTACAAACCAACATTTTCAAACCTTAGAATATGCATTTTTATTTGCTTCCCTAAATTTCACATATACTTCTATTCATTAtgcttgtttttattataggttTCTGTTAGCCAAAGTGAAAATGATGTCAAGTGTAGCTGCAATTTTTATAACCGCTATGGATATTTTTGTTGTCACGCGTTTGCTGCGCTGCAGCAATGTGGtatttgatagagcatatatttatatatgtttttatatgattttattcccataattttagtattttgtaaataatctggatgtgactaattgattttaaatgtttaatttcaggaaaataaatattcctaaagttggattaaatcaagcttatttgggTTTAATCAAatggaaattcggactttatgggCTACCTGCGCAgaaaatcttgtttgggccataacttgagttctgggCGTCAGAATTagacgattcaacagcccacgcgaagatatcttaattgtctacaagtttaaagtggtccagatatcaaaaattcaaatagagcagcccagaatcaggcctgaatgTCAGCCTGCGAATTTCTTTTCAGAATCCAACTTGTTTTAggaaatttgatttgtttttcaaggaaaccattaaaacattattattattagggttttGTATTATTATGAGAGATATCGAATATtgtgtattgagagagagagatagagaaaaAGCTTTTGGAGAGACCTTGAGCAAGGATTGAAGGGATTCGGTCCAAGTTCAAgagatttcgtcaagttgtatctTCTTTACTCTTGTACTCTTGTGACATGGtttcgataatatatatattcatgttttatttatttgttatggataactaatcctctaatccgaggattagggagtatttgttggcttaatatgtttgtctGATCTGATATTGTGATTTCTCTATGTatgctaatctgtcattgagcgcttaacacagttataggagtcgcgaacctgtaattgtatctataggagttataacgaatcgggagaggagttataattctagtacatgatatgacagacataactcaattaattaattgGGAGATTATTATGCGAGTTATGAGACATGAGATCCTTGGTGCTTAATAATTTACAATTGTGCTTTAATTGATCATGGGAGTGGCTTTTAGAGGATGACTGTAGATATTATAATTTGCCTTGGgagaggattttataattattcgaaggattgtttttagcataGTAGAGACTTGCACATCACAATTGATTGACATTCATGACAGCCAGTAAAGAAACCTGATTCTTGGATTGCCTTTTATATTCGTTAATTCACACATTTAAttgctttattagtttaatttagttgataatAAAAACACAACTTTTCTCCAAAACTTCTAAATAGAAAGGAATAATTTACTTGGTTTGATATTGTATTCAGTCCTTCCCTGAGAACGAACTTTATAAATTTCACTGCAACAACTCCATCCTGTGATGATGCGTACAAGCCATGTACAAACCAACATTTTCAAACCTTAGAATATGCATTTTTATTTGCTTCCCTaaatttcacatatatattcattatgcttgtttttattataggttTCTGTTAGCCAAAGTGAAAATGATGTCAAGTGTAGCTGCAATTTTTATAACCGCTATGGATATTTTTGTTGTCACGCGTTTGCTGCGCTGCAGCAATGTGGtatttgatagagcatatatttatatatgtttttatatgattttattcccataattttagtattttgtaaataatcgggatgtgactaattgattttaaatgtttaatttcaggaaaataaatattcctaaagttggattaaatcaagcttatttgggTTTAATCAAatggaaattcggactttatgggCTACCTGCgcagcaaatcttgtttgggccataacttgagttctgggCGTCAGAATTAGACGATTCAACAGCACACGCGAAGATATCTTAATTGTCTACAAGTTTAAAgtggtccagatatcaaaaATCCAACTAGagcagcccagaatcaggcctgaaagtcagcctgcgaatttcttttcagaatccaacttgttttaggaaatttgatttgtttttcaaggaaaccattgaaacattattattattagggttttGTATTATTATGAGAGATATCGAATATtgtgtattgagagagagagatagagagaaagCTTTTGGAGAGACCTTGAGCAAGGATTGAAGGGATTCGGTCCAAGTTCAAgagatttcgtcaagttgtatctTCTTTACTCTTGTACTCTTGTGACATGGtttcgataatatatatattcatgttttatttatttgttatggGTAACTAATCCTCTAATCCGAGGATTAGAGAGTATTTgttggcttaatatgtttgtctGATCTGATATTGTGATTTCTCTATGTatgctaatctgtcattgagcgcttaacacagttataggagtcgcgaacctgtaattgtatctataggagttataacgaatcgggagaggagttatagttctagtacatgatatgacagacataactcaattaattaattgGGAGATTATTATGCGAGTTATGAGACATGAGATCCTTGGTGCTTAATAATTTACAATTGTGCTTTAATTGATCATGGGAATGGCTTTTAGAGGATGACTGTAGATATTATAATTTGCCTTGGgagaggattttataattattcgaaggattgtttttagcataGTAGAGACTTGCACATCACAATTGATTGACATTCATGACAGCCAGTAAAGAAACCTGATTCTTGGATTGCCTTTTATATTCGTTAATTCACACATTTAAttgctttattagtttaatttagttgataatAAAAACACAACTTTTCTCCAAAACTTCTAAATAGAAAGGAATAATTTACTTGGTTTGATATTGTATTCAGTCCTTCCTTGAGAACGAACTTTATAAATTTCACTGcaacaaattggcgccgctgccggggaaggCAGCAATATTAAGtttaggttaattatttcttattgtttagattttattaaatttgttttcaagatCTATCTCATTGGTGTTTCGTTTCAGGTGCACCATATATATATGCGAAGATCGAAAAGTGTTGGAAATTTCGAACCAGATCCAGAAATTGAGCTTACTTTTCGAGTTAGAAGGAAAGAAGCAAGGAGAAAGGAAGAGGAGGCCAAGATGGATGATAACAATAATCCAAACGGAAATCTCAATATTGTTGTGCCTGATGAGTCATCCATTCAGGATCATGAGACTCCTAATCCTGCGAATTGCATGTACAAAACTCCTGAGATTGGTGCAGCTCAATATAACATCAATCCCAGTCTTATTCAGATGGTGAGTAATTCAGCTTTTGAAGGAGACATTGAACGAGAGGATCCACACCGCCATCTAGTGCGCTTCGTGCAAATGTGTGGTTCCTTCAGAATTAATGGTGTCACAGCAGATCAGATTCGTCTCCACATGTTCCCTTATTCTATAAAGGGAAAGGCTTTAGAATGGTTTCAACAGCTGTCAGATACTGCTCTAGCTACTTGGGATAATCTTTCGACCGAGTTCCTATCCAAATATTATCCTTCTGACAAGACTCAGCAAATGAGAGCAATTATTCTGACTTTCAAAGCACAACCAGGTGAAGGCTTGTATCAAGCATGGGAGAGATACAAGGCATTGTTGAGAAAATGTCCACATCATGGTTACGAGGAGTGGATGGTTCTGAGTACTTTCTATGGAGCTTTAAATTCTGATATTCGGCTGAGTTTGGATGTTGCAGCTGGAGGTAATTTTAAGAAAGCACCAGTTCATCAAGCTAAGGCACTTCTTGAGGAATTGGCCTCAAATAACTATGCTTGGGCACCCAGTGGTACAAGTTCAGTGAAATCAGCACAAGACACCGAGATGATGAACTTACTCACTTTGAAATTGGATGCTCTTACTCAAGAGGTCCGTGGGCAAAAGGCAAGTGTCAATGCTATCTCTTCTCCGATGGAAGGATATATGGATCCTAGTGTTAATCAGCACTCTTATACACAACAGTTTCCGGACGAAGCAGCTTTCATCCAAGGAAGACAATCATGGCCTATTCAGAATAATTCTTATTACAATCCAAATCAGAGGCCCAACAACAATCTTTCCTACAACAATAATCATGCTGTTAATCCATCATATGCAGCTCCAAAGCAAAATCCGCCTCCTGGTTTTCAACCACGTCAGCAGTATCAAAGTCAACAACAGTTTCAACCTCTACCTAATGACAAAAAAGAGCCTGCTGATTGGGAAGTTGCACTCGGCAAGATGATACAAGGAACTACTGGGGCTTTTGCTAATATCGAGACTAAATTCGAGAAAGTTGAGTCAAGGATTGATCAGATAGCTTCGTCACAGAAGATGTTAGAAATGCAGATTGGCCAAATTGCTAATAAGGTTGGTGTTCGTGAGCAGGGATCACTACCTAGTCAACCAGATGTGAATGCCCAAGAACACTGCAAGGCTATCACATTGAGGAGTGGCAGAGAATTACCAGAAGTTAGAGCCCCGGAACTGAATGATGCAACTCTTCCTCCTAAAAAGAGAAAGTCATACCAAACTACTGTGAAAATTGCTGAAAAGATTGTGGATGAGCCAAAAGATGATATTGCACCGAA
This genomic window contains:
- the LOC135147166 gene encoding uncharacterized protein LOC135147166 — its product is MRRSKSVGNFEPDPEIELTFRVRRKEARRKEEEAKMDDNNNPNGNLNIVVPDESSIQDHETPNPANCMYKTPEIGAAQYNINPSLIQMVSNSAFEGDIEREDPHRHLVRFVQMCGSFRINGVTADQIRLHMFPYSIKGKALEWFQQLSDTALATWDNLSTEFLSKYYPSDKTQQMRAIILTFKAQPGEGLYQAWERYKALLRKCPHHGYEEWMVLSTFYGALNSDIRLSLDVAAGGNFKKAPVHQAKALLEELASNNYAWAPSGTSSVKSAQDTEMMNLLTLKLDALTQEVRGQKASVNAISSPMEGYMDPSVNQHSYTQQFPDEAAFIQGRQSWPIQNNSYYNPNQRPNNNLSYNNNHAVNPSYAAPKQNPPPGFQPRQQYQSQQQFQPLPNDKKEPADWEVALGKMIQGTTGAFANIETKFEKVESRIDQIASSQKMLEMQIGQIANKVGVREQGSLPSQPDVNAQEHCKAITLRSGRELPEVRAPELNDATLPPKKRKSYQTTVKIAEKIVDEPKDDIAPKANVKQYVPPIPFPQRLTNRKLEKQYEKFLKMFREIHISIPFADALAQMPLYAKFMKEVLSNRKKLEAVETINLNEECSAVIQRNIPPKLKDPGSFSLPCTIGKVGVKRALCDLGASVSLMPYSIYKRLGLGELKKTKISLQLADRTIKYPLGVLEDVLVNVDKFVIPCDFVILEMDEDVEIPIILGRPFLATAGASIDVKAGKLALNVGEEKVEFDLDQVMKAPTLETESFAVNIVEEVVKEVTDDIRENEVEGDENNSLKFREDELNEMDLTLGPFEMVLKEPP